In Pungitius pungitius chromosome 2, fPunPun2.1, whole genome shotgun sequence, a single window of DNA contains:
- the cd36 gene encoding platelet glycoprotein 4 gives MGCCNRRCGLIAGAVFGAVLAVLGGVLLPVGNSIVRTTVETEAVIEPGTTAYDNWVAGGVLVYRQFWFFDVQNAEEVVKSGATPVVMEKGPYTYKTRYLAKDNITFNANMTASFVLPVGAIFDPSMSVGTEEDRVTSLNLAVVAAYSVVPTLLHSMLEAIMVATNSSLFQYRSVKELLWGYNDPLFKSQLGLFFPYNGTYEGSFNVYTGKDDISKVGIIDRWRGERSLHFWDDKYCDMINGTDASSFAPFVDKKTPLYFFSSDICRSVSAGFEESLDLKGIEVYRFALQQDTLASPTVNPDNRCFCKDNKTTRNCTLAGVLDISTCQDGKPIFISLPHFLYGSDYLREAVKGLHPSKEHHDTFLDVEPTTGFTLRFAKRIQVNMVYGPSKDITVLQKVKDYTIFPLVWMNETAALDDEAAEMIKGELMSRLQMLDILWKALLGTGVAIFLVCSISYCVVRSNQSKVA, from the exons ATGGGCTGCTGTAACAGGAGGTGCGGGCTGATAGCCGGAGCCGTGTTCGGGGCGGTGCTCGCCGTCTTGGGGGGTGTCCTCCTCCCAGTGGGGAACAGCATCGTGCGGACGACAGTGGAGACG GAAGCCGTCATCGAGCCCGGAACGACAGCCTACGACAACTGGGTGGCCGGGGGCGTGCTGGTCTACAGGCAGTTCTGGTTCTTCGACGTGCAAAACGCAGAGGAGGTCGTGAAGAGCGGAGCGACCCCGGTGGTGATGGAAAAGGGGCCGTACACGTACAA gaCAAGATATCTCGCCAAGGACAACATCACATTTAACGCCAACATGACCGCCTCCTTCGTGCTGCCCGTGGGCGCCATCTTCGACCCGTCCATGTCGGTGggaacggaggaggacagagtcaCTTCCCTGAACCTGGCGGTGGTG gCAGCTTACTCCGTGGTTCCAACCCTGTTGCATAGTATGCTGGAAGCTATAATGGTTGCGACCAACTCATCCTTGTTCCAGTACCGTTCAGTCAAGGAGTTGCTGTGGGGTTACAATGACCCTTTGTTCAAATCACAGCTGGGCCTGTTTTTCCCT TACAACGGTACCTATGAAGGcagcttcaatgtttacaccgGCAAAGACGACATCTCCAAAGTGGGAATAATTGACAGGTGGCGAGGAGAGAG GAGCCTTCATTTCTGGGACGACAAGTACTGTGACATGATCAACGGGACAG ACGCCTCTTCGTTCGCTCCCTTCGTGGACAAGAAGACGCCGCTCTATTTCTTCTCATCGGACATCTGCAG GTCAGTGTCAGCTGGCTTTGAAGAGAGCCTCGACCTCAAAGGAATCGAAGTGTATCGCTTCGCCCTCCAGCAGGACACCCTGGCCTCCCCTACGGTCAACCCGGACAACCGGTGTTTCTGCAAAGACAACAAGACCACCAGGAACTGCACCCTGGCCGGGGTCCTGGACATCAGCACCTGTCAAGATG GAAAACCCATCTTCATCTCCCTGCCTCACTTCCTCTATGGCAGCGACTACCTGCGAGAAGCCGTGAAGGGCCTCCATCCCAGCAAGGAGCACCACGACACCTTCCTGGACGTGGAACCT ACAACTGGGTTCACCTTGAGGTTTGCCAAGAGAATTCAAGTGAATATGGTGTATGGACCATCAAAAGACATCAC TGTGCTCCAGAAAGTCAAGGACTACACCATTTTCCCTCTTGTGTGGATGAACGAG ACGGCCGCGTTGGATGACGAAGCGGCGGAGATGATTAAGGGGGAGCTGATGTCACGTCTCCAGATGTTGGACATATTGTGGAAAGCCCTCCTGGGAACAGGCGTGGCCATCTTCTTAGTGTGTTCCATCTCCTACTGTGTGGTGAGGAGTAACCAAAGCAAGGTGGCGTGA
- the sema3c gene encoding semaphorin-3C, whose protein sequence is MGRPPLLWALALLALCLLSTGVSSLTHPLPRVFLSFEDLQASQAFEHYSLSEKAMDYRILQMDEDQDRMYVGCKDHVLSMDINNITLGTLKVFWPASTSKVEECQMAGKDPTHGCGNFIRVVEPYNRTHLFMCGSGAYSPVCVYVNRGRRPEEQVFHIDSKSESGKGRCSFNPEVNTASIMINQELFSGMYIDFMGTDAAIFRSLTQRNAVRTDQHNSKWLSEPIFIDAHLIPDGTDPNDAKLYFFFRERLTDNSGNTKNIHTMVARVCPSDIGGQRSLVNKWTTFLKARMVCSVLEEDGTETHFDELENVFLLETDQPKGLSLFGVFTSTSSVFKGSAVCVYNMADILTVFNGPFAHREGPNFQWAAFQGRIPYPRPGTCPGGAFTPDIHTTKEFPDDVVTFVRNHPVMFNHIYPAGRRPLVVRTNADYRYTSVAVDQVAAADGNYQVLFLGTDKGTVQKVIVLPSNQSLHEDLILEELEVFKNQAPVTNLRISSKKQQLYVSSQLGVSQVPLHRCHAYGSACADCCLARDPYCAWDGLSCSRFYPTGKRRSRRQDIMHGNPLTQCRGFNLKAYRNAVEMTQYGVKNNTTFLECLPKSPRASIRWLIHRDNDRRKEVKLSDRVLSTEHGLLVRSAQPSDQGLYYCLTSENGFKRTVAKIRLRVLSDAAVSALTDKPRSPWAWATSLHPKALLGAFSPAESLAVQQYCKERKQLQNLQQKQQQQQPGPLRGDLAKLKPLLDRRKSRNRRQHLPGV, encoded by the exons ACCTGCAGGCCTCCCAGGCCTTTGAACACTACAGCCTATCGGAGAAGGCCATGGACTACAGGATCCTGCAGATGGACGAGGACCAGGACAGGATGTACGTGGGCTGCAAAGACCACGTCCTCTCCATGGACATTAACAACATCACCCTCGGCACACTTAAG GTGTTCTGGCCTGCGTCTACCAGCAAGGTGGAGGAATGCCAAATGGCGGGAAAGGATCCAACG cacgGCTGCGGGAACTTCATCCGGGTGGTGGAGCCGTACAACCGGACCCATCTGTTCATGTGCGGCAGCGGAGCGTACAGCCCCGTCTGCGTCTACGTCAACAGGGGCCGCAGACCGGAG GAACAAGTATTTCACATCGACTCCAAGAGCGAATCGGGAAAAGGGAGGTGCTCCTTCAACCCTGAAGTCAACACGGCCTCCATCATGATCA ACCAGGAGTTGTTCTCCGGCATGTACATCGACTTCATGGGGACGGATGCCGCCATCTTCAGGAGCCTGACCCAGAGGAACGCGGTGCGCACCGACCAGCACAACTCCAAGTGGCTCAGTG aGCCAATCTTCATCGACGCCCACCTGATACCAGACGGAACGGACCCCAACGATGCCAAATTGTATTTCTTCTTCCGCGAGAGGCTCACAGACAACAGTGGAAACACCAAAAATATCCACACCATGGTGGCCAGAGTGTGTCCG AGTGACATCGGAGGACAGCGGAGCCTCGTGAACAAATGGACCACCTTCCTCAAGGCCCGGATGGTGTGTTccgtgctggaggaggacggcACCGAGACTCACTTCGACGAACtgg AAAACGTCTTTCTGCTGGAAACGGATCAGCCCAAGGGCCTGTCGCTGTTCGGAGTCTTCACGTCGACGAG CTCGGTGTTTAAAGGCTCggcggtgtgtgtgtacaaCATGGCCGACATCCTCACCGTCTTCAACGGGCCCTTCGCTCACCGGGAGGGGCCCAACTTCCAGTGGGCGGCCTTCCAAGGACGCATCCCTTACCCGAGGCCAGGGACC TGTCCCGGTGGAGCCTTCACGCCCGACATTCACACCACAAAGGAGTTTCCGGACGACGTGGTGACCTTCGTGCGAAACCACCCGGTCATGTTCAACCACATCTACCCGGCGGGGAGGAGACCTCTGGTGGTGCGGACCAACGCCGACTACAGATACACGTCGGTGGCGGTGGACCAGGTCGCGGCTGCCGACGGCAACTACCAGGTGCTCTTCTTGGGCACAG ACAAAGGTACAGTCCAGAAGGTGATTGTGCTCCCGAGCAATCAATCTCTGCACGAGGATCTgatcctggaggagctggaagtGTTTAAG AATCAAGCTCCTGTTACAAACTTGAGAATATCCTCGAAAAAA CAACAGCTGTACGTCAGCTCCCAGTTGGGGGTCTCGCAGGTCCCCCTGCACCGCTGCCACGCCTACGGCTCGGCCTGCGCCGACTGCTGCCTCGCCAGGGACCCGTACTGCGCCTGGGACGGCCTGAGCTGCTCGCGCTTCTACCCCACCGGCAAAAG gaGAAGCAGGAGGCAGGACATAATGCATGGAAATCCGCTCACCCAATGCAGAGGCTTCAATCTGAAAG catacAGGAACGCAGTGGAGATGACGCAGTACGGCGTGAAAAACAACACCACCTTCCTGGAGTGCCTCCCCAAGTCCCCTCGGGCGTCCATTCGCTGGCTCATTCACAGGGACAACGACCGGAGGAAAGAG GTGAAGCTGAGCGACCGGGTCCTCTCCACGGAGCACGGCCTCCTCGTCCGCTCCGCCCAGCCGTCCGACCAGGGCCTCTACTACTGCCTGACCTCCGAGAACGGCTTCAAGCGCACCGTGGCCAAGATCCGCCTGCGGGTGCTGAGCGACGCCGCGGTGAGCGCGCTGACGGACAAGCCGCGGTCGCCGTGGGCCTGGGCCACCTCGCTGCACCCCAAGGCGCTGCTGGGGGCCTTCAGCCCGGCGGAGAGCCTGGCCGTGCAGCAGTACTGCAAAGAGAGGAAGCAGCTGCAGAAcctgcagcagaagcagcagcagcagcagcccgggcCTCTCAGGGGGGACCTGGCCAAGCTGAAGCCCCTGCTGGACCGCCGGAAGAGCCGCAACCGGCGCCAACACCTGCCGGGGGTGTGA